The window CATTGTATACAACATTGACACGGGTGGTTCTTGCACTCATAGCAGCACTGACAAGGATGATTCCTGCATTGTGTACAACATTGACACGGGTAACTCTTACATTCGTAACAGCATTGGCAATTTGATTCAAATTCGCCACAACCGCTACATCTCGACGTATATTTTTCATCCTCATAGTCTCGTTCTATACTATTACGTCCTAATGCATCATCTGCTTCGTCAATTTTCCATTGAGGATCTTCATGCTTTCTATAAAAGTAAGCTTGATCTTGTTTTTCATGACGATGTTGTTCATCAAGGCGACGATGTTCATCAAGTTGACGTTGTTCATCAAGGCGACGTTGTTCATCAAGCTGACGTTGTTCATCAAGGCGACGTTGTTCATCAAGTTGACGTTGTTCATCAAGCTGACGTTGTTCATCAAGGCGACGTTGTTCATCAAGTTGATGCTGTTTTACAAGTCGACGCTCTTCTTCGGCATTTTTTTCAGCAAGCATTTTTTCAGATATGAGTTTATTATGTGCAAATAGATCTTCCTCTTCTTTTTTCGATACTTCAGCTAATAATTTGTTAAGATTATTCGAAAAAAATTTTTTTATAGAATCAACAAATGCATGTGCATTAAAAGAATCGCCATTCAATTTATTTGGATTCTTTTCGATATACCATACACTTAGCGCACCTAAAGTTAAGGAAATGTTTAATGTAAATAAACCAAATGCAACATTGGCCCATACGCTTTTTTGTTTTAAATAGTGCATTGATAAAATAATTACGATAATGACAATAAGGCTATAAAATGGGCTATGTGTTTCCGTAGAAATAAATACAGCCAAACCATAAATAATCCAATGAATTGGTTGCATTTCATTTTTGTACCAGTTTTCAAATATATTTTTAATATGATCTATATTCAAAATGATTATCCCCTCATTAATAAAATGATTTATTTATTGTCTCTGAATGAAATATTTATAGGCTGTTCCTCATAGTAATTTTCCATCTGATTTTTCTCCTTTAATAATAATATAAGTTTCCGTCAGTTATTTATATCCATTTATTTTACTTTATAGAAAAATTTGGTATATAGTAAAAACGGACTATTATAAAATATAAAAAAGATGGATGTTCTATACTAAACTTCCAGGGCGGGTATCTTACGAGAAGGGAAAGCTGCATTTAAGTTTTATAAGTTACTGGATAATGGAGCTGAAGAAGACCCAGGTCACAAAGCTATTGAAATTTTGCTGAAATATATGGAAGACCATTGCGGTAAATTAATTGTTATTGTAGCCGGTAATGGTAATGTAGAAAAATGGAGTCTTTCTTAGATAACAATGAAGGCTGACGTCGCAGATTTTCACGACATTTAAATTTTGACGATTATCAACCACAGGAGTTAATTTAAATTAGTAACAATTTGTAAACAAAACCAATATGAGCTAGAAGCAGAACAGGAATTATTATTTCACTTTACTAACTTGTATCAACGACGTGACCAAAGAAGAGTGTGCTAAAATTAAAAAATATTAAACTTAATTGAAGATTTAGCAATAAAATCAATTTAATAATGACAAAAAAAAGAATGGATTTTTCCCATTCCTTTTGCTGTTTCATTGCTAAGTAGAAAATAAAACAGAATTTCCTGTAATATAATTCACGAACAAAAAAGATCTTTATAATGATTTAGTGGTAGTAACCGAACCTAACATCAAATTCTAGAGTAGGTTAGTTAGAACTCTACCAAAAATTCGGTTTAACGACCATTAACCACAGTAAAATCCCCATTAAAAAAATATATTTCCACGTTGCGGTTTTTATCATAGAAATAAATTTTTCTTTAACAAACCCATCTGATTTTGAATAGGTCATAGCGGGTTTAAATGCACGTGCCATAAAAAATAAAGAAGCAAACATGACGATAATCGTGAGGAGCACCCATGAAGTTTTCCATGACCAGCTACCAAACCAAATAAGTAATAGTCCAGAGGGGACAACAATATGTCCACCATTTGCAATTGCTCGTAAAATGCCTTGTATGGATTGAATATAGCCGCTAACCTGATCAGAGGATGCGTCGTTCATTCGATTAAGTAAAGGGAAAATAGCGAATAAAGGTCCCATTGAAATAATGGCGCTAAAAATATGTGTGTATAATATAATTGTATAAAGCATTTAAATACCTCACAAATTATTTGAATTACTTTCATTCTAACATAAATCAATTACGCCTCGGTTTATTGCGTCCGGAATCGGCTTATATGAGCGCAGAGTGATTGCGCATATTCGTCACAACTGTGCGATAACGGATAACTGATCAGCATCGTGCAGGCCGTAAAAAAGAGATTAAAAAAAGCAAGCCATGCATGTTCGCACGACTTGCCTTTACCTTTTATGAAGAAACCCCTTATGAATGAACCGGTGTTTTCTTATCCGCTTTTGATTTTTCACGCTCTATCGCTTGTTGTTTTTTCAACTTATTAACATCAGAGCGAAGTAATAATGAAATACCAAACGAAATCGCAATTAAGAAACTAAATACGTAGAAAACTGGTATATAGCTATTTGTTGCTTCTTTAATAGCAGACACAATGATTGGTCCGAAAATACCACCAAGTGACCATGTTGTTAATAAATAACCATGAATGACACCAAGCTGCTTCGTACCAAATAAGTCACTCGCAAATGCTGGTAAGTTTGAGAAACCACCACCGTAACAACTAACAACTAGGAAAATAAATAGTTGGAATATAATAACGTTAGTCGTAAATGGTAATGTTAGGAACGCGATTAATTGGATCGCAAAGAAAATAACGAATACGTTTGAACGTCCAATATAATCCGATGCAGCGGCCCAAATTAGGCGTCCACCACCGTTAAATAATCCCATAAGTCCTACCATTGTTGCAGCAGATGCTACGGAAAGTCCAACGATTTCTTGTGCCATTGGTGAAGCAACTGAAATCATCATAAGACCTGAAGTAACATTGATTAAGTGCATGCCCCAAAGCATCCAGAAATGTTTTGTACGAACTGCTTCACGTGCAGACAATTGAGCAATTTCTTGTGGTTTTTTATTGCCTGTTGCGATGGATT is drawn from Solibacillus sp. R5-41 and contains these coding sequences:
- a CDS encoding OFA family MFS transporter — encoded protein: MKKNRWLIALSAVAIHLSIGGAYAYSVYKNPIATELGWEASQITIAFTIMMGLAGFSAALFGGIVEKLGPRKAAMVAAVLFGLGQGGAGLAISMDSVVLYWLTYGLLSGLGMGIGYISPVSTLVKWFPNKRGLATGMAVLGFGSGALITAPVAVFLMESVGIANTYFILGISYFTFMILGALYIAPPKPGDVEESIATGNKKPQEIAQLSAREAVRTKHFWMLWGMHLINVTSGLMMISVASPMAQEIVGLSVASAATMVGLMGLFNGGGRLIWAAASDYIGRSNVFVIFFAIQLIAFLTLPFTTNVIIFQLFIFLVVSCYGGGFSNLPAFASDLFGTKQLGVIHGYLLTTWSLGGIFGPIIVSAIKEATNSYIPVFYVFSFLIAISFGISLLLRSDVNKLKKQQAIEREKSKADKKTPVHS